The genomic window GTAAAGATTGAAATGAAATTTTTTAAAATATTACGAAATACAATTATGAGACTACTAGGTCAAAAAATAGAAACGCATAGTTTATTCTTTACCCTGTTGGCAGGTATGGGAGTATTATTATTAGGGACAGCTCCCACACTTGCTCAACGTCTTCCAAAGGCAGTTGTAAAGGAACAGGGTGTTTCATCTGAGGCATATCAATCTATATCATTTAATGCTTCTTATAATTGGAATACAAGCTCGAGTACAAATGCTATTTTCCATCAAGGAAAATACAATAGAACATATATGACTTGGGTAGACAACTATGGCGATATTCATGTCGGAACTTACGATTATCAAACCAAAGAAATTAGTTCGAGTACTCTATTTGATAACGTGGAAAACATTCCTGTTGAAAGCACATCCATTTTAGTTAAAAAAGACGGAAAATTATTGGTGTTTGCAAGTTTCAAAGGTGAAGAAAAAAGCATTGTAGCACAATCTGTAACATCAGAAAATATTAAAGATTGGGTGATTAAAGATATAGCTCAGAATGATGTGAAAAATATTCAAGCAGTCAACTTAAATGACAATCAAATAGCACTTTGTTGGCAAAATCAAAATAATGATGTTTACTACTCTACAGTAAATGCCAAGGGTGAGGAGTTATTTAATAATAAGATTTTAGTGCAATCAGGTGTGGAAAATTATAAGGTTATTTCTAATGGTTCTACTTCTGTCCACATGGTTATGTCAATCAATAATCATAAGAATGAATCAGGAAATAACCTTTCTTATTTAAAAATTGAAGAGGGAAAAGTCAATACAGATCAGATCGAAGTTGTTCTTCAAGATCAAAATGGTAAAGGACTTTGGGCTTGGGATATAGCAATTTCTACAGAAGGAAATCCGGTGATGGTTTACTCTAATGAGGTAGAAGAAAAGAAATACATTTACGGAAGAGTACAATGGAATGGAAAGAAATGGGACAATCGTTTAGTATCTGATGTTAAAGGCGATTTTGCCTATGGTGAAATATCAGTTACTCTCTTCCAAGTAGGAGGTATTTCTATTGATAAAACATCTACTAATGAATTGTATCTATCGGTAAAAAGAGGAGAACATTTCGAGATTGAAAAATTGAACACGACTAACCAAGGCAAGTCTTGGAGAGTACATCAAATAACAAGTAATTCTACAAAAGATAATGTTCTTCCATTAGCGGTAAATGGAGCTGGTTTACAGGTTCCATCACATGTAGTATGGTTGCAAAATTCAAACGATTACTTTGGTGTTAATCGTTTAGAAGATACCAACGAATGGTTCTTAAAAAGAGCATACACCGCTTTAAAAATTGATGAATTAACTCCAGAAATTACAAATCCTTTAGCTGCAGATCAGATAAAAGCAGTGATGCACGATGTAGCGGATTGGCAGATGGTCACTCCTCGTTATAACAAGGGAATGCTAACGGCTACCAACTGGCACTATGGAGCAATGTATGTTGGTGTTAGAGCCATGTACGAACAGTTTGGAGGCGAAAGATACAAAGACGAATTAGTCAACATTGGTCAGGCTTATAATTGGCAATTGATGAACGATATTTTCCATGCAGACCGATTGGCTGTTGTGGATAACTGGGCTTGGTTGTATAGCTTAGATAATGACCCTTATATGATTGATAAATCACAGTGGGCATTAGACATTCATCTGGCTCAAAATTATAAAAAACTAACTGATGTTCGATTTAAGAAAAGTGCTTACAAACATCATTGGTGGACTTGGTGTGATGCCTTATTTATGGCTCCTCCATCATTCGTTCAAATGTGGAAGGTAACGGGAGAAACAAAGTATTTGGACTATATGAATGAACAATGGTGGAAGACATCAGATTATTTATATTCTCCAGAAGATTCGTTGTTCTTTAGAGATGATCGCTTTTTCGAAAAGAGAAGTGATAATGGAAAGAAGATCTTCTGGTCAAGAGGCAATGGCTGGGTAGCATCCGCTTTAGCAAGAATATTAACTGATTTACCTAAAGATTATCCAACTAGGGACAAATTTGTAAAGCAATATAAAGAAATGGCAGCTATGCTGTTGAAACTTCAAGACGAAGATGGTATGTGGAGAGTGAGCCTTCATGATCCAGAGTATTTGGATTTAGGCGAAACAAGTGGTAGTGCATTCTTCACATACGCTTTGGCTTGGGGGGTAAACAACGGTTTAGTAGATAAAAAATATCAACCAAATGTAGAAAAAGCTTGGATTGCGTTATGTAATAACGTTAACCGAGACGGTCAGTTGGGGTATGTACAGCAAGTGGCTGGAGATCCCTATCCATTTAAAGCTAACGAATCACATGTATATGCTGCAGGTGCATTCTTATTGGCTGGTAAAGAAATTCTATCGATGGAAAATCAAACTACAAAAGTTCCTAACTAACGATAAAGTCGTCGGAGAATTTACTTTTAGATTTTCACGAAGTATGATCCGTTGTGTTATCACTCATAGAAGTATTTTTTTCGGCGATTGGACTTTTAAATTCTATAGGATGAAAACGATAATATTCACTGTATATACTATCTTTTTTTTAATGTGTGCATCGAATTCCTTTTCGAAAGATGTGGAAATCGGTGCATGCTACACCGAATATCGTACCGATCCGGTAGGTATTGATGTGGAACAACCTCGTTTGACGTGGAAAATAAATTCGGAGAAATACAATGTGAAACAAACTGCTTACGAGATAAAAGCAGCAGCATCTTTATCGAATTTAAAAGAGAATAAAAACCTTTTGTGGAACTCTGGAAAAGTAACTTCAGAACGTTCGGTGAATGTGGTCTATAAAGGAGAGCAACTGAACTCTTCGGATAGGGTATATTGGCAAGTTCGTATTTGGGATAATCAAGGTAAAGCGACAGGGTGGAGCGCTCCGTCTTTTTGGGAAATGGGCTTGATAAAAACGTCGGATTGGAAACAAGATTGGATTAGCATGTCAGAGGAAAAATCAGATAATTCCTTGCCTTGCCAATATTATAGAAACGAGTTTAAGGTATCAAAAAAAGTGCAATCCGCTAGAGTATATGTCACATCTTTAGGATTGTATCAACTCTTCATCAATGGAGAAAAAGTGGGGGACGAATTGTTCACTCCTGGTTTTACGAGTTACAAGAAACGCATCCAATATCAGGTATATGATATCACTAAGCAGTTGAAAGAAAATAACGCCATAGGAGGTGTTGTTGGTGATGGTTGGTACAGAGGAAATATCGGCTGGGAAGGAACAAAAGCGTATTATGGAGATCAATTGGGGTTGTTAGCTCAAATTCATATCAAATACTCTGATGGAACGGAGGAGATTTTGGGAACAAATAAAAATTGGAAAACATCCTACGGACCGATCACATCTTCAGATATTTATAATGGTGAACGATACGATGCTAGAAAGGAAATGAAGGGTTGGAGTCAGATCAATTTTGATGATCAAGCATGGAGCAAAGTTGAAGTACTGAATCATTCAAAATCTATTTTAGTGGCATCTAATGGACTTCCTGTAAAAGCTATTCAGGAGATTACTCCTATCCAAAAAATAATAACGCCAAAAGGCGAAATGGTATTTGATTTAGGTCAGAACATTGTGGGTTGGGCTAGAATTAAATTAAAAGGTCAAAGAGGAGATAAAGTGACCCTCAAATTTGCTGAAGTTTTAGACAAAGAAGGAAACTTTTTTACAACGAATTTACGATCTGCAGAAGCAACAGATACTTATATTTTGAAAGGTGATGGAGAGGAAATTTTCGAACCTCATTTCACTTTTCATGGTTTCCGATACATCTCTGTTGAGGGTAATCAAGAAATGAATTTGGAAGATGTTACAGGAGTGGTCATACATTCTGATATGAAATCGACAGGTTCTTTTGAATGTTCAAACCCTTTGATCAATCAGTTACAAAGTAATATCAGATGGTCACAAAAAGATAACTTTTTAGATATTCCAACAGATTGTCCACAACGAGATGAAAGAGTGGGTTGGACTGGGGATACGCAGGTGTTTAGCATGACGGGTGCTTTCAATTTTAACGTGGCTCCTTTCTATACGAAATGGCTGATAGATTTGGCTTTAGACCAGCAAGAGGACGGGGAAGTACCGAATATTATTCCTGATATGTGGAACAATAAATTAGGAGGATCGACGGCGTGGGGAGATGCGGCTGTTATAGTGCCTTGGACGGTCTACAAAGTATATGGAGATCGACGTATTCTTGAAACCCAATACGAGAGTATGAAAAAATGGGTGATGTACATGAAACAAAGAGCCGGAGACGATTATTTGTGGAATGAAAAAAGGAAACATCATTGGGGAGATTGGTTAGCGTATCAATCAAATAATCCTTCTTATGCAGGAGCCGTGACCGAAAAAGATTTTATAGCTACAGCTTACTTCTATCATAGCACTTCAATTTTGAGTAAAGTTGCATCAGTTTTAAATAAAGAAGCCGATCAAAAAGAATTTGAAGAGTTAGCAAAACTGATAAAAGGGGCATTTGTCAACGAATACATTACTCCTAATGGCAGACTAGTATCCAACACACAAACGGCCTATGCTTTGGCCATATCATTTGATTTGATACCAGAAGATCTCAAAGAAGCAGCAGCAAAATATTTTGCTGAGGACATCAAGAAGTTTAAGCATTTAACAACGGGTTTTGTGGGAACGCCTATTTTAAACCCATCACTTTCAAAAATAAATCGAGACGATTTGGCTTTCATGCTACTTAATAGACAGGAATACCCAAGTTGGTTGTATCCGGTCACTCAAGGTACGACAACAATTTGGGAACGTTGGGACACGCAAAAACCGGATGGGACAATTATCGATGGTATGAACAGTTTTAACCATTATGCTTATGGTGCTATTGGAGAATGGTTGTACAGTCATGTTGCCGGAATTCAAATCGATGAAAATCAACCTGGTTACAAACATATTGTATTTTCTCCACATGTAGGGGGAGGTTTGACAAGTAGCAAAGCCGAGTTGGATACTTTCTATGGGAAAGCGGCATCAGAATGGACAATTGTTGAGAATACGATGCAATATCATATTCGTGTACCTGTAAATACTACAGCAACAGTGAACCTTCCGAATGCTTCAGATAAAGAGATTATCATTAAAAATAAAAAAGGCAAAGTAATACGATTAAACGATTTAAGTGATTTAGGATCGGGAGATTATTACTTTGAATATACTTACCAAACGAAAACGAAAAATTTATAATTTCAGATTAACGCTTAACTAATAACAACACATGAAAAAAACACTCGCTTTTAAAATGAAGCTCAAGCCTGGAATGAAGGAAGAGTACACTGAACGACACAACAAAATTTGGCCAGAATTAAAGAATCTTTTAGAGCAATACGGCGTTTGCGAATATTTTATTTATTTGGATGAAGAGACAGATACTTTATTTGCCTTTCAGAAAGTAGTGGGTGACATGAACTCCCAAGAATTGGGGCATTATCAGATTGTAAAAAAGTGGTGGAAATATATGTCGGATATTATGGAAACAAACGAAGATTTATCGCCAATATCTCAACCATTAGAAGAAGTGTTTAATATGTAATCCATTGATGATGAAGATTTATAATACAGTTTTACTCTATTTTTTGATATCAGTAAGTACCATCTTTGGACAACAAAGCAATACTTATTTATTCCTCGGATCTTATACTGATGGTGAAATTGGGAATGGTATTTTAGTTTATCAATTTGATACTTTATCGGGAAAATTAACAGAAGTAGAAAGAGTAGGTGGTTTAGTAAATTCCTCATTCTTAACGCTTTCACCAAATGGAAAATATCTTTATGCTTGTACAGATACTCGATTAAAAACACATGGTTCTGTTACTTCATTTGAGATCGATAGTTTGTCTGGAAAACTTACTTTACTAAATAAACAAACCACCAAAGCAAGAAATCCCGTTCATGTTACCGTAAGTAAGAACAATAAACATGTCATTGTGTCTAATTATACAGATGCAAGTATCAGTTTTTTTGAGTGTAATGAAGATGGAAGCTTACAACCCATTTCTCAATTTTTGGAGTTTGAAGGAAGTAGTAAAATCAAAGGAAGACAAGATGAAGCACACTTACATTCCAGTACATTTAGTCCCGATGGATTGTTTGTATTTTCACCCGATTTAGGGAGTGATAAAATCCGTGTCATGAAATATGAAAATTCATTGATTGAAATCGACAAGTTTACTGTAAATACAGAACAAGGTGCAGGTCCAAGACACTTTGTTTTTCACCCCTATTTAAAGTTGGCTTATTGTATTGACGAGTTAAGTGGGGAAGTTTCACAATATGCTTACAAAGAAGGTGAATTGAAAAATATCAAAAAGTACAAATCGTATAAAAAGAATCATAAAGAGTATGCATCAGCAGATATTCATATTTCTCCTGATGGAAGATTTTTATACGCATCAAATCGAATAGCAGAAAATTCATTATCAATTTTTGAAATTGATCAAGAAAATGGTGAACTGCTCATTAAAGGGCATCAATCTACTTTAGGAAAAATACCAAGAAGTTTTGTGATTGATCCCACTGGAAATTTTTTGATAGTAGCGAACAAAGAATCCAATAATCTTATTGTATTTAGAAGAAATAATATAAATGGACAGTTGTTAAAGGTAAGTGAGGTAAAAGGATTGAATAGTCCATCTAGTTTGAAAATGAGAAAATATAGTAGATAGATAAAAGAAATTTTTGATTTAATATTAGTAGTTAATAGCAAGTGATAATGTGGCTACTTGATCTTTTAAAATAAGATATCAATTTAATAGTTTTGAAATAGGCATAAAACAGTTGTTTTATGCTTATTTTTCTATCACACTTTTTTATTTACCAAACGACTAAAATTTATAATATCATTTTGTGCAAATAATTCCCATATTGTGCATTTATAGTCAATTGTACGTTTATTTTATTTGTATAAGGAGAAGCAACTGATTTTTTAATAAATAACGACAGAATTAGAATAGTATGAGTCAATATGTAATGGATGAAAAAGTCGAGGTGATCAAACAAGGCTTAGAAGATAATAATGGAGGTGAATTTGAAAGAGAACCTGTACCATCATCAAAATTAAAAGGATGGAAAAGTTTTGTCGGTATGTATGCCGGAGAACACGCAGCAGGTACTGAGTTTATGATTGGTCCTCTATTTCTAACAGCAGGGGTAAGTGCCTTCGATTTGATAGTGGGTTTACTATTAGGTAACCTTTTAGCAGTACTTTCTTGGCGATATTTAACTTCAGAAGTGGCTGTGAAAAATAGGTTGACTTTATATTATCAATTAGAAAAAATTGCAGGAAGAAAATTAGTGATTGGCTATAATCTAGCCAATGGAATTTTATTCTGTTTTCTTGCTGGCTCAATGATCACAGTATCTGCAACAGCGGTCGGAATACCATTTAATTTAGAGATGCCAAAACTTACGGATACCATGCCGAACAGTGGAATGTGGGTAGCGATAGTGTTGGTCATCGGTATTGTAATATCATTAATTGCTTCTAAAGGTTATGAAACGGTATCTAAAGCAGCTAATTGGATGTCACCTATTATTGTATTGGCCTTTTTTGTTTCAGGTATCGTAGCATTAAATCAGTTAGGCGTAGATAGTGTGGATAAATTTTGGGCAATTTGGGGAGATGGAGGAGAACCATTTAAAGGACAAACCAAATTTACTTTTTGGCATGTAGTGATCTGGTCTTGGTTTGCAAATGGAGCAATGCACATCGGTATGTCAGACCTTTCTGTTTTCCGCTTTGCAAAGTCAGCTAAAAGTGGTTGGGCTACTGCAGCAGGTATGTATGTTGGGCATTATATGGCATGGATTGCAGCAGCTCTATTGTATGCAGTTTATTTAAAATCTCCCGAAGCCATGGGTTATTTAAATAATGGAGAAGCACCTCCAGTAGCACCAGGTCCATTAGCTTATAATGCTATCGGAGTATTAGGTATTGTTGCAGTAGTATTGGCAGGATGGACAACAGCCAACCCTACGATTTATAGAGCCGGATTAGCTTTCCAAGGCATAATGCCGAAACTATCTACTTTTTGGGTAACAATTATAGCGGGAACAGTAGCAACAATTGCAGGTTTATTCCCAGCTTTTGCAATGAAATTGTTAGGTTTCGTGGCCTTATATGGATTTATACTTTCGCCATTTGGAGCAATCATCGTGTTTGAACACTTTTTTGCTAAGAAGATGGGTATTACAAAAAATTATGCTGAAGTGGCAGGAATAAAATTTAATATGTCAGTGTTTTTAGCATGGCTTATTAGTTTTGGCTTGTTTTACTTTATCTCGGTTCAATTCGATGTTTTCTTATCTTTTGTCACATTACCAGCATGGTTACTTTGCGGAGTATTATACTTAGTGTTTAGTAAGTACACGCAAAAAAGTAATTGATATTTTCAACTAGAAAATAAATAGCAGAATCAGATAGATTGTGTTGAAAACGCACTAAAAAATGACGGTTAAATAAAATAATGTAGTTCAACTAATATGAGATTATTCTAATGCATTTCAACTCATTGCATGATTTATTCTCTGATTTTAACTACATTATTCTAATATTTCTTATCATCATTTTGGGTTATTCACCTTATTTAAATTATATTTAATTAACATTTATTATTTGTGACCAGTAAACTATTCAACTGAATGTTTAATTACCGATTTTTTTATTTATACTGTCTACTAACATTGATGTGCATTACTTTTCATTCTAAAAATGTCTATGGTCAACATCAATTCAACTACTTCAGACACATTTCCACCTCTGAAGGGTTTTCTCTTAACTCTGTGAACGCCATTGATCAAGACGAAATGGGGTTTATTTGGTTTGGTACCCGTAATGGCTTGATGCGATACGATGGAGTCGATTTAAAAGTGATGTTAAGGGAAGAGGAAGACTTAAAATGGCAAGGAGTCAACGATATTTTTGATATTGATATTGACTCTAAAGGAGATATATTGATTGGCTCTAGAAGAGGATTTAAGAAATATTCTCCAAGTGCAGAAGCAATTGAACCTTTGAAGCTAAATAAACCTGACTCTTATTTTACTAGAAGAATTTTTGATGTACTAAATATTGATGAAAATCAATCGCTTTTAGGTACCGAGGCAGGTGTAGATGTGTACCTTGCAAAGGAGAATAAATTGGTATCCAATAAGCATAAAGAAAATAATAAAGAAACATTAAGTTCTAACAAAATAACCACTATTTATCGTGCTCCAGATAGTACTATCTGGGTGGGTACCCACAATGGTCTAAACAAATTAATTAGTAACAAAAATGGAGTATTAAGTTTTAAGAGATATATGGCCTACAGGTCTTCTAATATCTTGGTAAATGCGGTATTAAAAGATAGAAAAGGGAATATTTGGGCGGGAACTTCCAAAGGACTGTTTGTATTGAGAAAGGAAGCAAAAGTGTTTAAACGATTTGATAAAATCACTTCTCAATCTTTGACGAGTAACATTATTCGTTGCTTAACTCTAGATCATCAAGATAGGTTATGGGTAGGAACTTATGATGGATTGAATATTATTGATAAAGAGTTCAATCTAATTGCCAAAGTAAACCACGATCCACAAAACAGTAACGGTCTTACTGGAAATAATATTCGATCTTTATTTACTGATGTAAACGGAGGAATATGGATTGCCACTTATTTTGGAGGCGTTAATTATTGGTCAGATAAACTGATGAGCTTTGAGAAATTTGATGAAAGAAATGGTACTCAATTAGGTTACAATGTAGTGAACTCTATAGTTAACGGAGATAACAATACAATTTATTTTGGTACTGAAGGTGGTGGAATTACAATTTACGATTCTAAAAATCGAACTTTCTCAAAAATCGATGAGCTTTCTTACAGACATCCGATCGGTGGAGTGAAAACTTTATTGAGTGAAGGCAACGGAAAAGTTTGGTTAGGTACGTTTGATAGGGGTTTAGTACATCTAAACTTAAAAACGAAACAACATAAAGAATACAGATACGATATTGATAATCCAACATCAATTTCATCAGATAAATTGATTTCATTACAGAAAGCTGAAGATGGAAACTTATGGGTGGGTACCATTAATGGAGGATTGAATCTATTGGATATCAAAAAGAATACCTTCACGCAATTTAAAGCAAACGATTCCATTCCAAAAATTGCACATAATAATGTCCGTTCATTAATGTTGAGTAGCAAAGGAGATCTATATGTTGGCACAGGTTTAGGTATCTCGATGTTAACAAAAAAGAGCTACCTAAATAGAAAGATGGACTTCCAATTTATTGCAATGGAAGAAGGAGTGAATAAGAATCCTTACATTAATGACATTATAGAAACCAATGATGGAAATATATGGGTAGGTACGCTTAGTTCGGGTTTATACTCAATTATCGGTAATAAATTAACACCCGTTCATCTAAAAAATATTACTTCTGTGTATTCCATTGTTGAGGGAAAAAATGATCACAGGTTATGGATGAGTACAGAGAAAGGTATTGTATCCTATGATTTCAAATCAGGTGAACAAAAAATATTTAACAGTGATAATGGAGTTTCACCTAATGAGTTCAATAGAGGTTCTCGTTTTATTGATACTGATGGAAAAATCTATTTTGGAGGTGCATCTGGCGTAACCTCTTTTCATCCTTCTTTATTAGGAAAACAAAACGAATATGCTCCTGATGTTGTTTTAAGCGGCATCAGCTTGTTTGGTAATGACATAAAAACGGGAGATGAATATGGAATACTAGATCAATCTATTGAATTCACTGATGAAATCACCTTAGATTATGATCAACATATATTTACGATTTCCTTTTCAATGCCTAATTATACATTCCCCGATAACAAGGCATACTCTTATCGTATGTTGGGATTGGATGATGCTTGGATAAAAACAACAAACAATAATGTATCATATGCTATTCAGAAAGGAGGAGACTACATATTTGAAGTAAAAGGATACAACAGTCATGGGGTAGAATCAGATAATGTTACTCGACTAAAAGTACATTTAAAAAGTGCTCCTTGGTTAACAACATGGGCATATATCCTCTATTCAATTGTCCTTATTGGTATTGTTGGATTGATCACTTACTTCTTTAGATCGAGAATTTATTTAGAGCATAAATTAGAAATGGAATCTCAGGAGTTGGTACATCAACAAGAAATCCATCAGCAAAAACTGAGATTCTTTACTAATATTTCACACGAATTCAGGACACCACTTACATTAATTTCTGGACCATTAGAAAAGTTAATATCAGAGTATAAAGGACCAAGTAATGTTTATAAGCAACTGCTTGTGATTAAGCAGAATACAGATCAGTTGTTTAAACTGATTAATGAGTTAATGGACTTTAGAAAACTGGAGAATAACCAAGTTCAGTTGAAGGCAGCCAAAGGGAATATTGTCAAATTCATTCAAGAAATTTATTTGTCATTTTCTCAGCAAGCCAACCTTCGTTCTATTGAGTATACCTTTGATGCAAAAGAGGAAGAAATTGATCTTTATTACGATAGAGACCAATTAGAAAAAGTAATGTATAATCTTATTTCTAATGCATTTAAGTACACTCAACCTAAAGGATCAATTTCAATTCATGTAGGTGTAGAAGACGAGATGTTGACTATTGGAATTAAGGATAGTGGCATTGGTATTCCATCAAAACACCTTGATAAAATATTTGATAGATTCTACATGGCCTCACATGATGGAAGTAGATTAAAGAAGAAAAATGGATCTGGAATCGGCTTAGCTATTGTAAAAGATGTAATTGATTTACATAAAGGAGAAGTTAGGGTGGAAAGTGAGAAAGGAAAAGGAAGTCACTTTATCATTCAATTACACTTAGGTAGAGAACACCTAGCTGATGATGAAATAATTGAAGACTTTAAAGACAGTGAGGACATTTCTCAATACCATGAGTCAGAAGATTACTTGGAAGAGGTCAAAAATGCGTCCATCGATTTAATTGATGAAGAAGTAGAATCTGAAGAAAATAATGCTACTGTTTTGGTGGTAGAAGACAATCCTGATATCAGTAAATTTATACACAACATTTTAAGTACTTATTATAAAGTTCACATCGCGGAAAATGGAGCGGTAGGCTTCCAACAGGCATTATCATTACAACCCGATTTAATTATTAGTGATGTAATGATGCCAGTAATGGACGGTATTGAAATGTGTTCTAAGATAAAATCTGATGATAGAACAAGCCATATTCCGGTAATGCTGTTAACGGCAAGAACCTCATTGATCTATAAAATAAATGCATTAGAATCAGGAGCAGAAGATTACTTAAGTAAACCTTTTGAAGT from Flammeovirga yaeyamensis includes these protein-coding regions:
- a CDS encoding glycoside hydrolase family 88 protein, with the translated sequence MRLLGQKIETHSLFFTLLAGMGVLLLGTAPTLAQRLPKAVVKEQGVSSEAYQSISFNASYNWNTSSSTNAIFHQGKYNRTYMTWVDNYGDIHVGTYDYQTKEISSSTLFDNVENIPVESTSILVKKDGKLLVFASFKGEEKSIVAQSVTSENIKDWVIKDIAQNDVKNIQAVNLNDNQIALCWQNQNNDVYYSTVNAKGEELFNNKILVQSGVENYKVISNGSTSVHMVMSINNHKNESGNNLSYLKIEEGKVNTDQIEVVLQDQNGKGLWAWDIAISTEGNPVMVYSNEVEEKKYIYGRVQWNGKKWDNRLVSDVKGDFAYGEISVTLFQVGGISIDKTSTNELYLSVKRGEHFEIEKLNTTNQGKSWRVHQITSNSTKDNVLPLAVNGAGLQVPSHVVWLQNSNDYFGVNRLEDTNEWFLKRAYTALKIDELTPEITNPLAADQIKAVMHDVADWQMVTPRYNKGMLTATNWHYGAMYVGVRAMYEQFGGERYKDELVNIGQAYNWQLMNDIFHADRLAVVDNWAWLYSLDNDPYMIDKSQWALDIHLAQNYKKLTDVRFKKSAYKHHWWTWCDALFMAPPSFVQMWKVTGETKYLDYMNEQWWKTSDYLYSPEDSLFFRDDRFFEKRSDNGKKIFWSRGNGWVASALARILTDLPKDYPTRDKFVKQYKEMAAMLLKLQDEDGMWRVSLHDPEYLDLGETSGSAFFTYALAWGVNNGLVDKKYQPNVEKAWIALCNNVNRDGQLGYVQQVAGDPYPFKANESHVYAAGAFLLAGKEILSMENQTTKVPN
- a CDS encoding alpha-L-rhamnosidase; the encoded protein is MKTIIFTVYTIFFLMCASNSFSKDVEIGACYTEYRTDPVGIDVEQPRLTWKINSEKYNVKQTAYEIKAAASLSNLKENKNLLWNSGKVTSERSVNVVYKGEQLNSSDRVYWQVRIWDNQGKATGWSAPSFWEMGLIKTSDWKQDWISMSEEKSDNSLPCQYYRNEFKVSKKVQSARVYVTSLGLYQLFINGEKVGDELFTPGFTSYKKRIQYQVYDITKQLKENNAIGGVVGDGWYRGNIGWEGTKAYYGDQLGLLAQIHIKYSDGTEEILGTNKNWKTSYGPITSSDIYNGERYDARKEMKGWSQINFDDQAWSKVEVLNHSKSILVASNGLPVKAIQEITPIQKIITPKGEMVFDLGQNIVGWARIKLKGQRGDKVTLKFAEVLDKEGNFFTTNLRSAEATDTYILKGDGEEIFEPHFTFHGFRYISVEGNQEMNLEDVTGVVIHSDMKSTGSFECSNPLINQLQSNIRWSQKDNFLDIPTDCPQRDERVGWTGDTQVFSMTGAFNFNVAPFYTKWLIDLALDQQEDGEVPNIIPDMWNNKLGGSTAWGDAAVIVPWTVYKVYGDRRILETQYESMKKWVMYMKQRAGDDYLWNEKRKHHWGDWLAYQSNNPSYAGAVTEKDFIATAYFYHSTSILSKVASVLNKEADQKEFEELAKLIKGAFVNEYITPNGRLVSNTQTAYALAISFDLIPEDLKEAAAKYFAEDIKKFKHLTTGFVGTPILNPSLSKINRDDLAFMLLNRQEYPSWLYPVTQGTTTIWERWDTQKPDGTIIDGMNSFNHYAYGAIGEWLYSHVAGIQIDENQPGYKHIVFSPHVGGGLTSSKAELDTFYGKAASEWTIVENTMQYHIRVPVNTTATVNLPNASDKEIIIKNKKGKVIRLNDLSDLGSGDYYFEYTYQTKTKNL
- the rhaM gene encoding L-rhamnose mutarotase — protein: MKKTLAFKMKLKPGMKEEYTERHNKIWPELKNLLEQYGVCEYFIYLDEETDTLFAFQKVVGDMNSQELGHYQIVKKWWKYMSDIMETNEDLSPISQPLEEVFNM
- a CDS encoding lactonase family protein gives rise to the protein MMKIYNTVLLYFLISVSTIFGQQSNTYLFLGSYTDGEIGNGILVYQFDTLSGKLTEVERVGGLVNSSFLTLSPNGKYLYACTDTRLKTHGSVTSFEIDSLSGKLTLLNKQTTKARNPVHVTVSKNNKHVIVSNYTDASISFFECNEDGSLQPISQFLEFEGSSKIKGRQDEAHLHSSTFSPDGLFVFSPDLGSDKIRVMKYENSLIEIDKFTVNTEQGAGPRHFVFHPYLKLAYCIDELSGEVSQYAYKEGELKNIKKYKSYKKNHKEYASADIHISPDGRFLYASNRIAENSLSIFEIDQENGELLIKGHQSTLGKIPRSFVIDPTGNFLIVANKESNNLIVFRRNNINGQLLKVSEVKGLNSPSSLKMRKYSR
- a CDS encoding purine-cytosine permease family protein is translated as MSQYVMDEKVEVIKQGLEDNNGGEFEREPVPSSKLKGWKSFVGMYAGEHAAGTEFMIGPLFLTAGVSAFDLIVGLLLGNLLAVLSWRYLTSEVAVKNRLTLYYQLEKIAGRKLVIGYNLANGILFCFLAGSMITVSATAVGIPFNLEMPKLTDTMPNSGMWVAIVLVIGIVISLIASKGYETVSKAANWMSPIIVLAFFVSGIVALNQLGVDSVDKFWAIWGDGGEPFKGQTKFTFWHVVIWSWFANGAMHIGMSDLSVFRFAKSAKSGWATAAGMYVGHYMAWIAAALLYAVYLKSPEAMGYLNNGEAPPVAPGPLAYNAIGVLGIVAVVLAGWTTANPTIYRAGLAFQGIMPKLSTFWVTIIAGTVATIAGLFPAFAMKLLGFVALYGFILSPFGAIIVFEHFFAKKMGITKNYAEVAGIKFNMSVFLAWLISFGLFYFISVQFDVFLSFVTLPAWLLCGVLYLVFSKYTQKSN